A genomic stretch from Helianthus annuus cultivar XRQ/B chromosome 1, HanXRQr2.0-SUNRISE, whole genome shotgun sequence includes:
- the LOC110898782 gene encoding protein DETOXIFICATION 42: MAHKDDGHPCGISIFFKDARLALKMDDLGVEIAKIALPAALALTADPIASLVDTAFIGQIGAIELAAVGVSIAVFNQVSRIVIFPLVSITTSFVAEEDAVSNLSNENLEMHEQTENKMLLQQEHKMTESPDTESLVTSHKKKRIASASSTLIIGSVLGFLQAAFLIIGAKPVLGFMGIKSDSPMLHPAQQYLKLRSLGAPAVLLSLAMQGVFRGFKDTKTPLYATVAGDVTNIILDPIFMFVFGLGVSGAAIAHVMSQYLISVILFWKLIEKIDFVSPTSKHLQFGRFLKNGFLLLMRVMAVTFCVTLAASMAARQGSTTMAAFQVCLQVWLATSLLADGLAVAGQAILASAFANTDYEKVTATASRVLQLGLVLGVVLAVFLGVGLHFGARLFTKDVGVLHLISIGIPFVAATQPINALAFVFDGVNFGASDFAYAAYSMVLVAMVSILSLFIASSHGFVGLWVALTFYMSLRAFAGFWRIGTRTGPWCFLKGTS; the protein is encoded by the exons GTTAGCATTAAAAATGGATGATCTTGGTGTGGAAATAGCAAAAATAGCATTACCAGCAGCACTTGCTTTGACAGCTGATCCTATTGCCTCTCTTGTTGACACAGCCTTCATCGGTCAAATCG GTGCAATCGAACTAGCTGCCGTTGGAGTTTCGATAGCGGTATTCAACCAAGTATCAAGAATCGTGATTTTTCCCCTAGTAAGCATTACAACTTCGTTTGTGGCCGAGGAGGACGCGGTCTCAAACTTGAGTAACGAAAACTTAGAAATGCACGAACAAACGGAAAACAAAATGTTGCTCCAACAGGAACACAAGA TGACCGAGTCACCCGATACAGAGTCGCTTGTTACAAGCCACAAGAAGAAGCGGATAGCGTCCGCTTCTTCTACTCTAATCATCGGGAGTGTGTTGGGGTTCTTGCAAGCCGCGTTTTTAATCATTGGAGCAAAACCCGTGTTGGGTTTTATGGGGATCAAATCC gacTCTCCGATGTTACATCCCGCACAACAATACCTAAAGTTAAGATCGCTTGGAGCTCCAGCCGTTCTACTTTCATTGGCGATGCAAGGAGTCTTTCGTGGTTTTAAAGACACAAAAACTCCTTTGTACGCCACTG TGGCAGGAGACGTGACAAATATTATTCTAGACCCAatttttatgtttgtttttggtCTTGGGGTTAGTGGTGCAGCCATTGCTCATGTTATGTCTCA GTACTTGATTTCTGTAATACTATTTTGGAAATTAATAGAAAAGATCGATTTCGTATCACCTACATCTAAACATCTTCAATTCGGTCGATTTCTCAAGAATG GCTTTCTGCTATTGATGAGAGTTATGGCTGTAACATTTTGTGTAACATTGGCTGCATCAATGGCTGCAAGACAAGGGTCAACCACAATGGCTGCATTTCAAGTTTGCTTGCAAGTTTGGCTAGCAACGTCACTTTTAGCCGACGGTTTAGCTGTCGCTGGTCAG GCTATACTTGCAAGTGCGTTTGCTAACACGGATTATGAGAAGGTCACCGCAACTGCTTCAAGAGTTTTGCAG CTGGGTCTGGTTCTTGGGGTCGTATTGGCGGTTTTCTTAGGGGTCGGGTTACACTTTGGGGCAAGACTGTTTACAAAAGATGTTGGGGTTCTACATCTCATTAGCATCGGCATACCG TTTGTAGCAGCAACTCAACCCATCAATGCGTTGGCCTTTGTTTTTGATGGTGTGAACTTTGGAGCATCTGATTTTGCATATGCAGCATATTCTATG GTTTTGGTTGCTATGGTTAGCATTCTATCGCTATTCATCGCCTCTAGCCATGGATTTGTCGGACTATGGGTTGCTCTTACTTTCTACATGAGTTTGAGAGCATTTGCAGGATTTTGGAG GATAGGGACAAGAACCGGACCGTGGTGCTTTCTAAAGGGTACATCATAG
- the LOC110898781 gene encoding dicarboxylate transporter 1, chloroplastic produces MASLALTTSVNLGFRSPTTVNHRLSTKQSPAFNLHRSNGPQHLRLPSLKLKSTIRNPVFTVKASAAAVPAKPDAPAPAPVPWQGAAMKPLIASIATGVILWFVPVPAGVSKNAWQLLAIFLATIVGIITQPLPLGAVALLGLGACVLTKTLTFAAAFSAFGDPIPWLIALAFFFARGFIKTGLGNRIAYQFVKLFGSSSLGLGYSLVFSEALLAPAIPSVSARAGGIFLPLVKSLCVACGSNVGDGTEHKLGSWLMLTCFQTSVISSSMFLTAMAANPLSANLTFNTIKQTIGWTDWAVAAIVPGIVSLIVVPLILYVIYPPTVKSSPDAPKLAKEKLEKMGPMTKNEIIMAGTLLLTVGLWIFGGMLNVDAVTAAILGLSVLLITGVVTWKECLGEAVAWDTLTWFAALIAMAGYLNKYGLISWFSQTVVKFVGGLGLQWQASFGILVLLYFYSHYFFASGAAHIGAMFTAFLSVASALGTPPLFGAMILAFLSNLMGGLTHYGIGSAPVFYGANYVPLAKWWGYGFLISVVNIIIWLGVGGVWWKFIGLW; encoded by the exons ATGGCGTCACTAGCTCTAACCACCTCCGTTAACCTAGGGTTCCGGTCACCAACCACCGTTAACCACCGTCTCTCCACCAAACAATCTCCGGCGTTCAATCTCCACCGATCCAACGGTCCACAACACCTCCGATTACCGTCGCTAAAACTCAAATCGACGATCAGAAACCCTGTTTTCACCGTAAAAGCATCAGCGGCAGCAGTTCCGGCGAAACCGGATGCTCCGGCGCCGGCGCCGGTACCATGGCAAGGAGCGGCGATGAAGCCGCTAATCGCTTCAATCGCGACCGGTGTAATCCTGTGGTTTGTTCCGGTACCGGCAGGAGTTTCGAAGAACGCGTGGCAGTTACTGGCGATATTTCTCGCAACGATCGTCGGAATCATCACACAGCCGCTGCCGCTCGGTGCTGTAGCGTTATTAGGTCTAGGTGCGTGTGTTCTCACCAAAACCCTAACATTTGCAGCTGCATTTTCGGCTTTCGGTGATCCGATCCCGTGGTTAATTGCTCTTGCGTTTTTCTTCGCTAGAGGATTCATTAAAACTGGATTAGGTAACAGAATTGCTTATCAGTTTGTTAAACTGTTTGGTAGCTCGTCGTTAGGGTTAGGGTATAGTTTGGTGTTTAGTGAGGCGTTGTTAGCGCCTGCGATTCCGTCGGTTTCAGCTAGAGCAGGGGGGATATTTTTGCCTTTGGTTAAGTCGTTATGTGTTGCTTGTGGGAGTAATGTGGGGGATGGGACTGAGCATAAGTTAGGGTCTTGGTTGATGTTGACTTGTTTCCAGACGTCGGTTATTAGTTCAAGTATGTTCTTGACGGCTATGGCTGCGAATCCCTTGAGTGCGAATTTGACGTTTAATACGATTAAGCAGACGATTGGGTGGACTGATTGGGCTGTGGCTGCGATTGTGCCTGGGATTGTTTCGTTGATTGTTGTGCCGCTTATTTTGTATGTGATTTATCCGCCGACTGTGAAGAGTAGTCCTGATGCGCCTAAGCTGGCGAAAGAGAAGCTGGAGAAGATGGGGCCGATGACCAAGAATGAAATTATTATGGCGGGAACTTTGCTTCTTACG GTTGGTCTGTGGATATTTGGAGGAATGCTTAACGTTGATGCCGTTACGGCTGCCATTCTTGGACTATCCGTCCTCCTTATAACCGGAGTCGTAACATGGAAGGAATGCTTAGGTGAAGCTGTTGCATGGGATACCCTTACATGGTTTGCTGCACTCATCGCAATGGCTGGGTACCTCAACAAATATGGCCTCATCTCTTGGTTTAGTCAAACGGTGGTCAAA tTTGTTGGTGGGCTAGGTCTTCAATGGCAAGCGTCTTTTGGCATTCTTGTACTTCTATACTTTTATTCGCACTACTTTTTCGCAAGTGGAGCTGCTCATATTGGTGCCATGTTCACTGCCTTTTTGTCGGTTGCTAGTGCCCTTGGCACACCGCCATTATTTGGAGCCATGATCTTAGCCTTCCTCTCCAACCTCATGGGTGGTCTGACCCACTATGGAATCGGGTCAGCCCCTGTGTTCTATGGAGCCAACTATGTCCCTCTTGCCAAATGGTGGGGCTATGGGTTTCTCATCTCTGTGGTCAATATCATCATCTGGCTTGGAGTTGGTGGAGTCTGGTGGAAGTTCATTGGCTTGTGGTAG